In Malus sylvestris chromosome 16, drMalSylv7.2, whole genome shotgun sequence, the following are encoded in one genomic region:
- the LOC126607523 gene encoding regulator of nonsense transcripts 1 homolog isoform X2, translated as MDSQPNNLFDTASQPDTANDAYTFLEFNTQGEDLDYPEFRDPIRSPVAWPTASNSLSEPTDRDRGGGGDHQPDASPVSATPGSATKARAGGSGSKAGNNQVVDVPTAGMSVLNFEDTGDDDNYEFGKGDFTEHACRYCGVSNPACVVRCNVPSCRKWFCNSRGNTSGSHIVNHLVRAKHKEVCLHKDSPLGETILECYNCGCRNVFLLGFISAKTESVVVLLCREPCLSVNALKDMNWDLSQWCPLIDDRCFLQWLVKVPSEQEQLRARQISAQQINKVEELWKTNPDASLEDLEKPGVDDEPQPVALKYEDAYQYQNVFAPLIKLEADYDKMMKESQSKDNVTIRWDIGLNKKRIAYFVFTKEDNELRLVPGDELRLRYSGDAAHPAWQSVGHVIKLTPQEEVALELRASQGVPVDLNHGFSVDFVWKSTSFDRMQGAMKAFAVDETSVSGYIYHHLLGHEVEVQMVRNTLPRRFGAPGLPELNASQVFAVKSVLQKPISLIQGPPGTGKTVTSAAIVYHMAKQGQGQVLVCAPSNVAVDQLAEKISATGLKVVRLCAKSREAVSSPVEHLTLHYQVRHLDMSEKSELHKLQQLKDEQGELSSNDEKKYKALKRATEREISQSADVICCTCVGAGDPRLANFRFRQVLIDESTQATEPECLIPLVLGAKQVVLVGDHCQLGPVIMCKKAARAGLAQSLFERLVILGMKPIRLQVQYRMHPALSEFPSNSFYEGTLQNGVTINERQSSGIDFPWPVPNRPMFFYVQMGQEEISASGTSYLNRTEAANVEKIVTTFLRSGVVPSQIGVITPYEGQRAYIVNHMSRNGALRQQLYKEIEVASVDSFQGREKDYIILSCVRSNEHQGIGFLNDPRRLNVALTRARYGIVILGNPKVLSKQPLWNSLLTHYKEHECLVEGPLNNLKQSMVQFPKPKKIYNDRRLFYGGGPGVIPNDSYGSVASAGQSADRRSNRGRGSYLPPGPPNGTHKPGVHPAGYPLPRAPLSPFHGGPLSQPYAIPTRGAVHGPVGAVPHVPQPGSRGFGAGRGNASSPIGSHLPHQQGTQQNVGNTGSTFNIPSLENPNSQPSVGGPLSQHGFVNNMPVQGPSQTFRDGFSMAGMSQECLGDDFKSQGSHVPYNVADFSTQASQSGYGVDYVTQGAQGGFPGNFLNQNSQAGYSRFGTGNDFMSQDYMPHGSQGLFTQVGFNDPSQDEASQNHYGVANANQLQSQGFMNSLYSQPFAHYNTQPMNLQAPQQQQQQQQLQGQTSQNQKIHYNG; from the exons ATGGATTCACAGCCTAACAACCTCTTTGACACGGCGTCGCAGCCCGACACCGCCAATGACGCCTACACCTTCCTCGAATTCAACACCCAAGGCGAGGACCTTGACTACCCGGAGTTCCGCGACCCGATTCGGTCCCCTGTCGCCTGGCCCACCGCTTCAAATTCCTTATCGGAACCCACTGACCGTGACCGTGGCGGGGGTGGAGACCACCAGCCTGATGCATCACCGGTTTCAGCTACCCCGGGCAGCGCCACAAAGGCTAGGGCAGGTGGGTCGGGCAGTAAGGCCGGGAATAATCAGGTGGTTGACGTCCCAACGGCTGGGATGAGTGTGCTTAACTTTGAGGACACTGGGGATGACGACAATTACGAGTTTGGAAAAGGGGATTTCACGGAACATGCGTGCCGGTACTGCGGCGTGTCGAACCCGGCGTGCGTTGTGAGGTGTAATGTGCCTTCGTGTCGAAAATGGTTCTGTAATTCAAGGGGGAACACGTCCGGCTCCCATATTGTGAATCACCTG GTCCGAGCCAAACACAAGGAAGTCTGTCTTCATAAAGATAGCCCATTGGGAGAAACAATCCTTGAATGCTACAACTGTGGATGTCGTAATGTATTCCTTCTGGGATTTATTTCAGCCAAGACAGAGAGTGTTGTTGTTCTTCTTTGTAGGGAACCCTGCTTAAGTGTTAATGCATTGAAGGATATGAACTGGGATCTGAGCCAGTGGTGTCCCCTGATAGATGATAGGTGTTTCTTGCAGTGGCTTGTTAAG GTCCCGTCTGAACAGGAGCAGCTAAGGGCGCGCCAAATCAGTGctcaacaaataaataaagtagAAGAACTTTGGAAGACCAATCCTGATGCTTCCCTTGAAGATCTCGAGAAGCCGGGTGTGGACGATGAACCCCAACCTGTGGCCTTGAAGTATGAAGATGCTTACCAG TATCAAAATGTGTTTGCACCACTTATTAAACTTGAAGCTGACTATGATAAA ATGATGAAAGAATCTCAAAGTAAAGACAATGTCACAATTCGGTGGGATATTGGTCTTAACAAGAAGCGTATTGCTTATTTTGTGTTTACAAAG GAAGACAATGAATTGCGCCTTGTACCTGGTGATGAGTTGCGGCTTCGTTATTCTGGAGATGCAGCTCATCCAGCATGGCAGTCAGTGGGACATGTT ATCAAGTTAACTCCACAAGAAGAGGTTGCACTTGAACTTCGTGCCAGTCAG GGTGTTCCAGTTGATCTGAACCATGGCTTCAGTGTTGACTTTGTCTGGAAGAGTACAAGTTTTGATCGGATGCAGGGAGCTATGAAAGCTTTTGCAGTGGACGAGACAAGTGTTAGTGG ATATATTTATCATCATTTGTTAGGCCATGAAGTAGAGGTTCAAATGGTCCGTAACACATTGCCTCGCCGTTTTGGTGCACCTGGTCTTCCGGAGCTCAATGCATCTCAA GTTTTTGCTGTAAAGAGTGTCCTTCAGAAGCCTATAAGTTTGATCCAGGGTCCACCTGGCACAGGAAAAACTGTGACTTCTGCAGCAATTGTGTATCACATGGCTAAACAAGGCCAGGGACAG GTTTTGGTGTGTGCTCCTAGTAATGTTGCTGTAGACCAACTAGCTGAGAAGATAAGTGCAACTGGGTTGAAG GTTGTTAGACTTTGTGCAAAATCAAGGGAAGCCGTAAGTTCTCCTGTTGAGCATTTAACCCTTCATTACCAG GTTCGTCATCTTGACATGTCAGAAAAGAGTGAACTTCACAAGCTGCAACAATTGAAGGATGAGCAAG GAGAGTTGTCTAGTAATGATGAGAAAAAATATAAGGCACTGAAGCGGGCAACCGAGAGGGAGATTTCTCAGAGTGCTGATGTCATTTGTTGCACATGTGTTGGTGCTGGAGATCCTCGATTGGCCAATTTTAGGTTCCGTCAG GTACTTATTGATGAGTCGACTCAGGCTACAGAACCTGAATGCCTGATTCCTTTGGTTCTTGGGGCAAAGCAG GTTGTTCTTGTTGGAGATCACTGCCAGCTTGGTCCAGTCATTATGTGCAAGAAAGCAGCTCGTGCTGGGCTTGCCCAGTCTCTTTTTGAACGCCTCGTTATACTTGGTATGAAACCAATTAGATTGCAG GTTCAATACCGAATGCATCCAGCCTTGTCAGAATTTCCATCTAACAGCTTCTACGAGGGCACACTTCAAAATGGAGTTACCATCAATGAAAGGCAATCATCGGGCATTGATTTTCCTTGGCCGGTTCCCAATCGTCCCATGTTCTTTTATGTACAG ATGGGGCAAGAGGAGATAAGTGCTAGTGGAACATCCTATCTGAACAGAACTGAGGCTGCTAACGTTGAAAAGATTGTCACAACATTCTTGAGGAGTGGCGTAGTCCCTAGTCAG ATTGGAGTGATCACACCATATGAGGGACAGAGAGCTTATATTGTGAACCATATGTCGAGAAATGGTGCTCTCAGACAGCAACTTTATAAGGAAATTGAG GTTGCCAGCGTAGATTCATTTCAAGGACGGGAAAAGGATTATATCATCCTTTCGTGTGTAAGGAGTAATGAGCATCAG GGCATCGGATTCCTTAATGATCCTCGCAGGCTCAATGTTGCTCTAACACGTGCTCGATATGGTATTGTCATTCTTGGAAACCCTAAAGTTCTTAGTAAGCAGCCACTGTGGAATAGCCTGTTGACTCATTACAAG GAACACGAGTGCTTGGTTGAGGGGCCGCTAAATAACCTGAAGCAGAGTATGGTGCAATTTCCAAAGCCTAAAAAG ATCTACAATGATCGTCGCCTATTCTATGGTGGTGGTCCTGGAGTTATCCCCAATGACAGTTATGGGTCTGTTGCCTCAGCTGGCCAAAGTGCTGATAGAAGAAGTAATCGGGGTAGGG GTTCTTACCTACCTCCTGGCCCACCCAATGGTACCCATAAGCCTGGTGTACATCCGGCTGGATATCCATTACCTCGGGCACCTCTTTCGCCATTTCATGGAGGACCCCTTTCTCAACCGTATGCTATTCCAACTCGTGGAGCTGTGCATGGACCAGTTGGAGCTGTTCCTCATGTCCCTCAACCTGGAAGTCGTGGTTTTGGGGCAGGACGTGGGAATGCCAGTTCTCCAATTGGCAGTCATCTTCCGCACCAGCAAGGCACACAACAAAATGTTGGGAATACGGGGTCTACCTTCAACATTCCTTCTCTTGAAAATCCAAATAGCCAACCATCTGTTGGTGGCCCCTTATCTCAACATGGATTTGTCAATAAT ATGCCAGTTCAAGGGCCAAGCCAAACGTTTCGTGATGGATTTTCCATGGCGGGCATGTCTCAG GAATGTTTGGGTGATGACTTTAAAAGTCAGGGATCACATGTTCCGTATAATGTTGCTGACTTCTCCACTCAG GCTTCTCAAAGTGGATATGGTGTTGATTATGTTACTCAAGGAGCACAAGGTGGGTTTCCAGGGAACTTTCTGAACCAGAACTCTCAAGCTGGATATTCTCGATTTGGTACGGGGAATGACTTCATGTCTCAG GACTACATGCCTCATGGATCACAAGGCCTATTTACTCAGGTGGGCTTTAATGACCCATCACAGGATGAAGCATCACAGAACCACTATGGAGTTGCAAATGCCAATCAACTTCAGTCTCAG GGCTTTATGAACTCACTGTACTCTCAGCCTTTTGCCCATTACAACACACAGCCAATGAACTTGCAGGccccacaacaacaacaacagcagCAACAGCTGCAGGGTCAGACCtcccaaaatcagaaaatccaCTACAATGGTTAA
- the LOC126607523 gene encoding regulator of nonsense transcripts 1 homolog isoform X4, with product MDSQPNNLFDTASQPDTANDAYTFLEFNTQGEDLDYPEFRDPIRSPVAWPTASNSLSEPTDRDRGGGGDHQPDASPVSATPGSATKARAGGSGSKAGNNQVVDVPTAGMSVLNFEDTGDDDNYEFGKGDFTEHACRYCGVSNPACVVRCNVPSCRKWFCNSRGNTSGSHIVNHLVRAKHKEVCLHKDSPLGETILECYNCGCRNVFLLGFISAKTESVVVLLCREPCLSVNALKDMNWDLSQWCPLIDDRCFLQWLVKVPSEQEQLRARQISAQQINKVEELWKTNPDASLEDLEKPGVDDEPQPVALKYEDAYQYQNVFAPLIKLEADYDKMMKESQSKDNVTIRWDIGLNKKRIAYFVFTKEDNELRLVPGDELRLRYSGDAAHPAWQSVGHVIKLTPQEEVALELRASQGVPVDLNHGFSVDFVWKSTSFDRMQGAMKAFAVDETSVSGYIYHHLLGHEVEVQMVRNTLPRRFGAPGLPELNASQVFAVKSVLQKPISLIQGPPGTGKTVTSAAIVYHMAKQGQGQVLVCAPSNVAVDQLAEKISATGLKVVRLCAKSREAVSSPVEHLTLHYQVRHLDMSEKSELHKLQQLKDEQGELSSNDEKKYKALKRATEREISQSADVICCTCVGAGDPRLANFRFRQVLIDESTQATEPECLIPLVLGAKQVVLVGDHCQLGPVIMCKKAARAGLAQSLFERLVILGMKPIRLQVQYRMHPALSEFPSNSFYEGTLQNGVTINERQSSGIDFPWPVPNRPMFFYVQMGQEEISASGTSYLNRTEAANVEKIVTTFLRSGVVPSQIGVITPYEGQRAYIVNHMSRNGALRQQLYKEIEVASVDSFQGREKDYIILSCVRSNEHQGIGFLNDPRRLNVALTRARYGIVILGNPKVLSKQPLWNSLLTHYKEHECLVEGPLNNLKQSMVQFPKPKKIYNDRRLFYGGGPGVIPNDSYGSVASAGQSADRRSNRGSYLPPGPPNGTHKPGVHPAGYPLPRAPLSPFHGGPLSQPYAIPTRGAVHGPVGAVPHVPQPGSRGFGAGRGNASSPIGSHLPHQQGTQQNVGNTGSTFNIPSLENPNSQPSVGGPLSQHGFVNNMPVQGPSQTFRDGFSMAGMSQECLGDDFKSQGSHVPYNVADFSTQASQSGYGVDYVTQGAQGGFPGNFLNQNSQAGYSRFGTGNDFMSQDYMPHGSQGLFTQVGFNDPSQDEASQNHYGVANANQLQSQGFMNSLYSQPFAHYNTQPMNLQAPQQQQQQQQLQGQTSQNQKIHYNG from the exons ATGGATTCACAGCCTAACAACCTCTTTGACACGGCGTCGCAGCCCGACACCGCCAATGACGCCTACACCTTCCTCGAATTCAACACCCAAGGCGAGGACCTTGACTACCCGGAGTTCCGCGACCCGATTCGGTCCCCTGTCGCCTGGCCCACCGCTTCAAATTCCTTATCGGAACCCACTGACCGTGACCGTGGCGGGGGTGGAGACCACCAGCCTGATGCATCACCGGTTTCAGCTACCCCGGGCAGCGCCACAAAGGCTAGGGCAGGTGGGTCGGGCAGTAAGGCCGGGAATAATCAGGTGGTTGACGTCCCAACGGCTGGGATGAGTGTGCTTAACTTTGAGGACACTGGGGATGACGACAATTACGAGTTTGGAAAAGGGGATTTCACGGAACATGCGTGCCGGTACTGCGGCGTGTCGAACCCGGCGTGCGTTGTGAGGTGTAATGTGCCTTCGTGTCGAAAATGGTTCTGTAATTCAAGGGGGAACACGTCCGGCTCCCATATTGTGAATCACCTG GTCCGAGCCAAACACAAGGAAGTCTGTCTTCATAAAGATAGCCCATTGGGAGAAACAATCCTTGAATGCTACAACTGTGGATGTCGTAATGTATTCCTTCTGGGATTTATTTCAGCCAAGACAGAGAGTGTTGTTGTTCTTCTTTGTAGGGAACCCTGCTTAAGTGTTAATGCATTGAAGGATATGAACTGGGATCTGAGCCAGTGGTGTCCCCTGATAGATGATAGGTGTTTCTTGCAGTGGCTTGTTAAG GTCCCGTCTGAACAGGAGCAGCTAAGGGCGCGCCAAATCAGTGctcaacaaataaataaagtagAAGAACTTTGGAAGACCAATCCTGATGCTTCCCTTGAAGATCTCGAGAAGCCGGGTGTGGACGATGAACCCCAACCTGTGGCCTTGAAGTATGAAGATGCTTACCAG TATCAAAATGTGTTTGCACCACTTATTAAACTTGAAGCTGACTATGATAAA ATGATGAAAGAATCTCAAAGTAAAGACAATGTCACAATTCGGTGGGATATTGGTCTTAACAAGAAGCGTATTGCTTATTTTGTGTTTACAAAG GAAGACAATGAATTGCGCCTTGTACCTGGTGATGAGTTGCGGCTTCGTTATTCTGGAGATGCAGCTCATCCAGCATGGCAGTCAGTGGGACATGTT ATCAAGTTAACTCCACAAGAAGAGGTTGCACTTGAACTTCGTGCCAGTCAG GGTGTTCCAGTTGATCTGAACCATGGCTTCAGTGTTGACTTTGTCTGGAAGAGTACAAGTTTTGATCGGATGCAGGGAGCTATGAAAGCTTTTGCAGTGGACGAGACAAGTGTTAGTGG ATATATTTATCATCATTTGTTAGGCCATGAAGTAGAGGTTCAAATGGTCCGTAACACATTGCCTCGCCGTTTTGGTGCACCTGGTCTTCCGGAGCTCAATGCATCTCAA GTTTTTGCTGTAAAGAGTGTCCTTCAGAAGCCTATAAGTTTGATCCAGGGTCCACCTGGCACAGGAAAAACTGTGACTTCTGCAGCAATTGTGTATCACATGGCTAAACAAGGCCAGGGACAG GTTTTGGTGTGTGCTCCTAGTAATGTTGCTGTAGACCAACTAGCTGAGAAGATAAGTGCAACTGGGTTGAAG GTTGTTAGACTTTGTGCAAAATCAAGGGAAGCCGTAAGTTCTCCTGTTGAGCATTTAACCCTTCATTACCAG GTTCGTCATCTTGACATGTCAGAAAAGAGTGAACTTCACAAGCTGCAACAATTGAAGGATGAGCAAG GAGAGTTGTCTAGTAATGATGAGAAAAAATATAAGGCACTGAAGCGGGCAACCGAGAGGGAGATTTCTCAGAGTGCTGATGTCATTTGTTGCACATGTGTTGGTGCTGGAGATCCTCGATTGGCCAATTTTAGGTTCCGTCAG GTACTTATTGATGAGTCGACTCAGGCTACAGAACCTGAATGCCTGATTCCTTTGGTTCTTGGGGCAAAGCAG GTTGTTCTTGTTGGAGATCACTGCCAGCTTGGTCCAGTCATTATGTGCAAGAAAGCAGCTCGTGCTGGGCTTGCCCAGTCTCTTTTTGAACGCCTCGTTATACTTGGTATGAAACCAATTAGATTGCAG GTTCAATACCGAATGCATCCAGCCTTGTCAGAATTTCCATCTAACAGCTTCTACGAGGGCACACTTCAAAATGGAGTTACCATCAATGAAAGGCAATCATCGGGCATTGATTTTCCTTGGCCGGTTCCCAATCGTCCCATGTTCTTTTATGTACAG ATGGGGCAAGAGGAGATAAGTGCTAGTGGAACATCCTATCTGAACAGAACTGAGGCTGCTAACGTTGAAAAGATTGTCACAACATTCTTGAGGAGTGGCGTAGTCCCTAGTCAG ATTGGAGTGATCACACCATATGAGGGACAGAGAGCTTATATTGTGAACCATATGTCGAGAAATGGTGCTCTCAGACAGCAACTTTATAAGGAAATTGAG GTTGCCAGCGTAGATTCATTTCAAGGACGGGAAAAGGATTATATCATCCTTTCGTGTGTAAGGAGTAATGAGCATCAG GGCATCGGATTCCTTAATGATCCTCGCAGGCTCAATGTTGCTCTAACACGTGCTCGATATGGTATTGTCATTCTTGGAAACCCTAAAGTTCTTAGTAAGCAGCCACTGTGGAATAGCCTGTTGACTCATTACAAG GAACACGAGTGCTTGGTTGAGGGGCCGCTAAATAACCTGAAGCAGAGTATGGTGCAATTTCCAAAGCCTAAAAAG ATCTACAATGATCGTCGCCTATTCTATGGTGGTGGTCCTGGAGTTATCCCCAATGACAGTTATGGGTCTGTTGCCTCAGCTGGCCAAAGTGCTGATAGAAGAAGTAATCGGG GTTCTTACCTACCTCCTGGCCCACCCAATGGTACCCATAAGCCTGGTGTACATCCGGCTGGATATCCATTACCTCGGGCACCTCTTTCGCCATTTCATGGAGGACCCCTTTCTCAACCGTATGCTATTCCAACTCGTGGAGCTGTGCATGGACCAGTTGGAGCTGTTCCTCATGTCCCTCAACCTGGAAGTCGTGGTTTTGGGGCAGGACGTGGGAATGCCAGTTCTCCAATTGGCAGTCATCTTCCGCACCAGCAAGGCACACAACAAAATGTTGGGAATACGGGGTCTACCTTCAACATTCCTTCTCTTGAAAATCCAAATAGCCAACCATCTGTTGGTGGCCCCTTATCTCAACATGGATTTGTCAATAAT ATGCCAGTTCAAGGGCCAAGCCAAACGTTTCGTGATGGATTTTCCATGGCGGGCATGTCTCAG GAATGTTTGGGTGATGACTTTAAAAGTCAGGGATCACATGTTCCGTATAATGTTGCTGACTTCTCCACTCAG GCTTCTCAAAGTGGATATGGTGTTGATTATGTTACTCAAGGAGCACAAGGTGGGTTTCCAGGGAACTTTCTGAACCAGAACTCTCAAGCTGGATATTCTCGATTTGGTACGGGGAATGACTTCATGTCTCAG GACTACATGCCTCATGGATCACAAGGCCTATTTACTCAGGTGGGCTTTAATGACCCATCACAGGATGAAGCATCACAGAACCACTATGGAGTTGCAAATGCCAATCAACTTCAGTCTCAG GGCTTTATGAACTCACTGTACTCTCAGCCTTTTGCCCATTACAACACACAGCCAATGAACTTGCAGGccccacaacaacaacaacagcagCAACAGCTGCAGGGTCAGACCtcccaaaatcagaaaatccaCTACAATGGTTAA
- the LOC126607523 gene encoding regulator of nonsense transcripts 1 homolog isoform X5: MTKVHREIGSNLGKEKVRAKHKEVCLHKDSPLGETILECYNCGCRNVFLLGFISAKTESVVVLLCREPCLSVNALKDMNWDLSQWCPLIDDRCFLQWLVKVPSEQEQLRARQISAQQINKVEELWKTNPDASLEDLEKPGVDDEPQPVALKYEDAYQYQNVFAPLIKLEADYDKMMKESQSKDNVTIRWDIGLNKKRIAYFVFTKEDNELRLVPGDELRLRYSGDAAHPAWQSVGHVIKLTPQEEVALELRASQGVPVDLNHGFSVDFVWKSTSFDRMQGAMKAFAVDETSVSGYIYHHLLGHEVEVQMVRNTLPRRFGAPGLPELNASQVFAVKSVLQKPISLIQGPPGTGKTVTSAAIVYHMAKQGQGQVLVCAPSNVAVDQLAEKISATGLKVVRLCAKSREAVSSPVEHLTLHYQVRHLDMSEKSELHKLQQLKDEQGELSSNDEKKYKALKRATEREISQSADVICCTCVGAGDPRLANFRFRQVLIDESTQATEPECLIPLVLGAKQVVLVGDHCQLGPVIMCKKAARAGLAQSLFERLVILGMKPIRLQVQYRMHPALSEFPSNSFYEGTLQNGVTINERQSSGIDFPWPVPNRPMFFYVQMGQEEISASGTSYLNRTEAANVEKIVTTFLRSGVVPSQIGVITPYEGQRAYIVNHMSRNGALRQQLYKEIEVASVDSFQGREKDYIILSCVRSNEHQGIGFLNDPRRLNVALTRARYGIVILGNPKVLSKQPLWNSLLTHYKEHECLVEGPLNNLKQSMVQFPKPKKIYNDRRLFYGGGPGVIPNDSYGSVASAGQSADRRSNRGRAGSYLPPGPPNGTHKPGVHPAGYPLPRAPLSPFHGGPLSQPYAIPTRGAVHGPVGAVPHVPQPGSRGFGAGRGNASSPIGSHLPHQQGTQQNVGNTGSTFNIPSLENPNSQPSVGGPLSQHGFVNNMPVQGPSQTFRDGFSMAGMSQECLGDDFKSQGSHVPYNVADFSTQASQSGYGVDYVTQGAQGGFPGNFLNQNSQAGYSRFGTGNDFMSQDYMPHGSQGLFTQVGFNDPSQDEASQNHYGVANANQLQSQGFMNSLYSQPFAHYNTQPMNLQAPQQQQQQQQLQGQTSQNQKIHYNG; the protein is encoded by the exons ATGACAAAAGTGCACCGAGAGATAGGAAGCAATCTGGGTAAGGAGAAG GTCCGAGCCAAACACAAGGAAGTCTGTCTTCATAAAGATAGCCCATTGGGAGAAACAATCCTTGAATGCTACAACTGTGGATGTCGTAATGTATTCCTTCTGGGATTTATTTCAGCCAAGACAGAGAGTGTTGTTGTTCTTCTTTGTAGGGAACCCTGCTTAAGTGTTAATGCATTGAAGGATATGAACTGGGATCTGAGCCAGTGGTGTCCCCTGATAGATGATAGGTGTTTCTTGCAGTGGCTTGTTAAG GTCCCGTCTGAACAGGAGCAGCTAAGGGCGCGCCAAATCAGTGctcaacaaataaataaagtagAAGAACTTTGGAAGACCAATCCTGATGCTTCCCTTGAAGATCTCGAGAAGCCGGGTGTGGACGATGAACCCCAACCTGTGGCCTTGAAGTATGAAGATGCTTACCAG TATCAAAATGTGTTTGCACCACTTATTAAACTTGAAGCTGACTATGATAAA ATGATGAAAGAATCTCAAAGTAAAGACAATGTCACAATTCGGTGGGATATTGGTCTTAACAAGAAGCGTATTGCTTATTTTGTGTTTACAAAG GAAGACAATGAATTGCGCCTTGTACCTGGTGATGAGTTGCGGCTTCGTTATTCTGGAGATGCAGCTCATCCAGCATGGCAGTCAGTGGGACATGTT ATCAAGTTAACTCCACAAGAAGAGGTTGCACTTGAACTTCGTGCCAGTCAG GGTGTTCCAGTTGATCTGAACCATGGCTTCAGTGTTGACTTTGTCTGGAAGAGTACAAGTTTTGATCGGATGCAGGGAGCTATGAAAGCTTTTGCAGTGGACGAGACAAGTGTTAGTGG ATATATTTATCATCATTTGTTAGGCCATGAAGTAGAGGTTCAAATGGTCCGTAACACATTGCCTCGCCGTTTTGGTGCACCTGGTCTTCCGGAGCTCAATGCATCTCAA GTTTTTGCTGTAAAGAGTGTCCTTCAGAAGCCTATAAGTTTGATCCAGGGTCCACCTGGCACAGGAAAAACTGTGACTTCTGCAGCAATTGTGTATCACATGGCTAAACAAGGCCAGGGACAG GTTTTGGTGTGTGCTCCTAGTAATGTTGCTGTAGACCAACTAGCTGAGAAGATAAGTGCAACTGGGTTGAAG GTTGTTAGACTTTGTGCAAAATCAAGGGAAGCCGTAAGTTCTCCTGTTGAGCATTTAACCCTTCATTACCAG GTTCGTCATCTTGACATGTCAGAAAAGAGTGAACTTCACAAGCTGCAACAATTGAAGGATGAGCAAG GAGAGTTGTCTAGTAATGATGAGAAAAAATATAAGGCACTGAAGCGGGCAACCGAGAGGGAGATTTCTCAGAGTGCTGATGTCATTTGTTGCACATGTGTTGGTGCTGGAGATCCTCGATTGGCCAATTTTAGGTTCCGTCAG GTACTTATTGATGAGTCGACTCAGGCTACAGAACCTGAATGCCTGATTCCTTTGGTTCTTGGGGCAAAGCAG GTTGTTCTTGTTGGAGATCACTGCCAGCTTGGTCCAGTCATTATGTGCAAGAAAGCAGCTCGTGCTGGGCTTGCCCAGTCTCTTTTTGAACGCCTCGTTATACTTGGTATGAAACCAATTAGATTGCAG GTTCAATACCGAATGCATCCAGCCTTGTCAGAATTTCCATCTAACAGCTTCTACGAGGGCACACTTCAAAATGGAGTTACCATCAATGAAAGGCAATCATCGGGCATTGATTTTCCTTGGCCGGTTCCCAATCGTCCCATGTTCTTTTATGTACAG ATGGGGCAAGAGGAGATAAGTGCTAGTGGAACATCCTATCTGAACAGAACTGAGGCTGCTAACGTTGAAAAGATTGTCACAACATTCTTGAGGAGTGGCGTAGTCCCTAGTCAG ATTGGAGTGATCACACCATATGAGGGACAGAGAGCTTATATTGTGAACCATATGTCGAGAAATGGTGCTCTCAGACAGCAACTTTATAAGGAAATTGAG GTTGCCAGCGTAGATTCATTTCAAGGACGGGAAAAGGATTATATCATCCTTTCGTGTGTAAGGAGTAATGAGCATCAG GGCATCGGATTCCTTAATGATCCTCGCAGGCTCAATGTTGCTCTAACACGTGCTCGATATGGTATTGTCATTCTTGGAAACCCTAAAGTTCTTAGTAAGCAGCCACTGTGGAATAGCCTGTTGACTCATTACAAG GAACACGAGTGCTTGGTTGAGGGGCCGCTAAATAACCTGAAGCAGAGTATGGTGCAATTTCCAAAGCCTAAAAAG ATCTACAATGATCGTCGCCTATTCTATGGTGGTGGTCCTGGAGTTATCCCCAATGACAGTTATGGGTCTGTTGCCTCAGCTGGCCAAAGTGCTGATAGAAGAAGTAATCGGGGTAGGG CAGGTTCTTACCTACCTCCTGGCCCACCCAATGGTACCCATAAGCCTGGTGTACATCCGGCTGGATATCCATTACCTCGGGCACCTCTTTCGCCATTTCATGGAGGACCCCTTTCTCAACCGTATGCTATTCCAACTCGTGGAGCTGTGCATGGACCAGTTGGAGCTGTTCCTCATGTCCCTCAACCTGGAAGTCGTGGTTTTGGGGCAGGACGTGGGAATGCCAGTTCTCCAATTGGCAGTCATCTTCCGCACCAGCAAGGCACACAACAAAATGTTGGGAATACGGGGTCTACCTTCAACATTCCTTCTCTTGAAAATCCAAATAGCCAACCATCTGTTGGTGGCCCCTTATCTCAACATGGATTTGTCAATAAT ATGCCAGTTCAAGGGCCAAGCCAAACGTTTCGTGATGGATTTTCCATGGCGGGCATGTCTCAG GAATGTTTGGGTGATGACTTTAAAAGTCAGGGATCACATGTTCCGTATAATGTTGCTGACTTCTCCACTCAG GCTTCTCAAAGTGGATATGGTGTTGATTATGTTACTCAAGGAGCACAAGGTGGGTTTCCAGGGAACTTTCTGAACCAGAACTCTCAAGCTGGATATTCTCGATTTGGTACGGGGAATGACTTCATGTCTCAG GACTACATGCCTCATGGATCACAAGGCCTATTTACTCAGGTGGGCTTTAATGACCCATCACAGGATGAAGCATCACAGAACCACTATGGAGTTGCAAATGCCAATCAACTTCAGTCTCAG GGCTTTATGAACTCACTGTACTCTCAGCCTTTTGCCCATTACAACACACAGCCAATGAACTTGCAGGccccacaacaacaacaacagcagCAACAGCTGCAGGGTCAGACCtcccaaaatcagaaaatccaCTACAATGGTTAA